A genomic segment from Spinacia oleracea cultivar Varoflay chromosome 3, BTI_SOV_V1, whole genome shotgun sequence encodes:
- the LOC110785227 gene encoding uncharacterized protein, producing the protein MQLEVNNTTPGQEKKNINPRENNQDYVPESESDDDEFGISADANVITQASTSKKKERTREQPPRKNKKQPLCPAMEMDDFVMIIHKFEAEITAFLFVCSSHLDDFSYVLGWGAKNKGRGPTNMFEVHARKLEARVLIYCNDKGQPIGPEKDRKELTRFLGTIAHDYNWAPLTDTNWQKVLNKDKIWEYVKSKYILPPESEEWVYETLDQSWRGFKCRLKKLHYYAYDSYEERLEHPPERVPEAHFKTLLAYWETNPAKKTSLQNSENRKEQDNMHTIGPVSFAIRYNKMLRENGKAPSKREMFEETRRRKEGKQAMREMEELQADQNNESHKDSFDEVMGNAPGSKRLHGLDEVMDSITKAVTKDVQKDMITQREEFAKEREAHAAEMERMSEEFESQASKLHNMIKKPEEPETLDSIVASLGRLRKKDPSLAAENIAAVLVSTL; encoded by the exons ATGCAACTAGAGGTAAACAATACGACCCCTGGACAAGAGAAAAAGAACATCAACCCTCGAGAGAATAACCAAGATTACGTTCCCGAAAGTGAAAGTGATGACGATGAGTTTGGTATTTCTGCAGATGCAAATGTAATAACACAAGCTTCAACGTCAAAGAAG AAAGAAAGGACTAGGGAACAACCTCCTCGTAAGAATAAGAAGCAGCCACTATGTCCGGCAATGGAAATGGATGATTTCGTTATGAT TATACATAAATTTGAAGCAGAAATTActgcatttctttttgtttgttcttCTCATTTGGATGATTTTTCCTATGTTTTGGGTTGGG GTGCTAAAAATAAAGGTCGTGGACCAACTAATATGTTTGAAGTCCATGCTCGCAAATTGGAAGCCCGTGTTCTTATCTATTGTAATGACAAAGGACAACCTATTGGTCCAGAAAAAGATAGGAAAGAGCTTACTCGGTTCTTAGGAACTATTGCTCATGACTACAATTGGGCCCCTTTAACTGACACAAATTGGCAAAAAGTTCTAAACAAGGACAAAATATGGGAGTATGTGAAA AGCAAGTACATCCTTCCACCTGAATCTGAAGAGTGGGTATATGAAACCCTTGATCAATCTTGGAGAGGATTCAAATGTAGGCTTAAAAAGCTACATTATTATGCATATGACAGCTATGAGGAGAGATTGGAACATCCGCCGGAGAGAGTGCctgaagcacatttcaaaacaCTTCTAGCTTATTGGGAGACTAATCCAGCAAAG AAAACAAGTTTGCAGAATTCGGAAAATCGCAAAGAGCAAGACAATATGCACACAATTGGTCCGGTGTCATTTGCCATACGTTATAACAAGATG TTGCGTGAAAATGGTAAGGCACCATCAAAAAGAGAGATGTTTGAAGAGACTCGTCGTcgaaaagaaggaaaa CAAGCCATGCGGGAAATGGAGGAATTACAAGCTGATCAGAATAATGAATCTCATAAGGATTCATTTGATGAAGTGATGGGAAATGCACCGGGTTCAAAAAGACTACATGGACTAG ACGAGGTCATGGACTCTATCACAAAAGCTGTAACTAAAGACGTGCAAAAGGATATGATCACTCAAAGAGAGGAATTTGCAAAGGAAAGAGAAGCTCATGCTGCTGAAATGGAAAGAATGTCAGAGGAATTTGAGTCCCAAGCCTCAAAATTACACAATATGATCAAGAAACCTGAAGAACCTGAAACTCTTGATTCAATTGTTGCTTCACTTGGACGACTACGGAAAAAGGACCCTAGCTTGGCCGCAGAAAATATTGCAGCAGTTTTGGTGTCTACCCTTTAA